In Nicotiana tabacum cultivar K326 chromosome 21, ASM71507v2, whole genome shotgun sequence, one DNA window encodes the following:
- the LOC107812814 gene encoding polygalacturonase-like: protein MSKMSLLENLPLFFTILFLTLNSSIAANAIYNVKNYGAKSNGKIDSSKAFLGAWAAACASTSPATIYVPKGSYLLKSAYFLGETCKSKAITLHIDGTILAPSDYNVIRNEENWIKFERVTGVSIYGGTLDGQGASLWACKNSTKNCPQGIMGLTFSNSSNIDIRGLTSQNSQMFHILVDNCHNVKLQGVKVSAPGNSPNTDGIHVQYSSKVTIINSHIGTGDDCISIGPGTSNLWIENIACGPGHGISIGSLGWVLEEPGVQNVTVKTVTFSGTQNGLRVKTWARSSNGFVRNVLFQHIVMANVQNPIIIDQNYCPNNDNCPHQGSGVKISDVKYQDIRGTSATEVAVKFDCSKKYPCSGIALEDVNLSYRDQPAEASCVNVGGRASGSEKQTSCLG, encoded by the exons atgagcaaaatgagTTTACTAGAAAACCTCCCACTTTTTTTCACAATCTTATTCTTGACCTTGAACTCTTCCATTGCTGCAAATGCAATATATAATGTCAAAAACTATGGAGCAAAATCCAATGGAAAAATCGATTCATCCAAAGCATTTCTGGGTGCATGGGCTGCAGCATGTGCATCTACTAGCCCTGCCACCATTTACGTGCCAAAGGGAAGTTACTTGCTTAAAAGTGCATATTTTCTAGGTGAAACATGCAAGAGCAAGGCTATTACCTTACATATTGATGGCACTATATTAGCTCCATCGGATTATAATGTCATTCGGAATGAAGAAAATTGGATCAAATTTGAAAGAGTCACTGGAGTTTCCATATATGGTGGAACCTTAGATGGACAAGGTGCTAGTCTTTGGGCTTGCAAAAACTCTACCAAGAATTGTCCTCAAGGAATAATG GGACTTACTTTTTCCAACTCCAGCAACATAGATATAAGAGGATTAACATCGCAAAACAGCCAAATGTTCCACATATTGGTAGATAATTGTCATAATGTGAAGCTACAAGGAGTAAAGGTGTCAGCTCCAGGAAACAGTCCCAACACCGATGGTATTCACGTCCAATATTCGTCTAAAGTCACCATTATCAACTCTCATATTGGAACTGGAGATGATTGTATCTCAATTGGCCCTGGAACCTCCAACTTATGGATCGAAAACATAGCCTGTGGCCCTGGCCATGGAATAAG CATTGGGAGTTTAGGCTGGGTACTAGAAGAGCCTGGAGTTCAAAATGTTACAGTTAAAACAGTCACGTTCAGTGGAACACAAAAtggattgagagtaaaaacatgGGCAAGATCAAGCAATGGCTTTGTCAGAAATGTTCTCTTCCAGCATATAGTTATGGCTAACGTTCAAAACCCTATCATCATAGACCAAAATTATTGCCCTAACAATGACAATTGCCCTCATCAG ggCTCGGGTGTGAAAATCAGTGACGTAAAGTATCAAGACATACGCGGTACATCTGCTACGGAAGTTGCAGTGAAATTTGATTGTAGCAAAAAATATCCATGCAGTGGCATAGCACTAGAAGATGTAAATCTTAGTTATAGAGATCAACCAGCTGAAGCTTCTTGTGTTAATGTTGGAGGAAGAGCTTCTGGTTCTGAAAAACAAACTAGTTGCTTAGGTTAG